A region of Paractinoplanes abujensis DNA encodes the following proteins:
- a CDS encoding methylated-DNA--[protein]-cysteine S-methyltransferase has protein sequence MLKYRTLDTPAGAFTVVVSDTGGVRAAGFTDDVGELIPLIHPDLRDPAEPADDVGPVAGHVRSYFDGDRAALDAVVVEQFSGGEFMRHAWLVMREIKPGAPVTYSEFARLSGRPAAIRAAAAACARNPVALFTPCHRVLRTDGSLGGYRWGLPVKRLLLDHEQAAA, from the coding sequence ATGCTGAAGTACCGCACGCTCGACACCCCGGCCGGCGCGTTCACCGTCGTGGTGAGCGACACCGGAGGCGTTCGCGCGGCCGGTTTCACCGACGACGTGGGCGAGCTCATTCCCCTCATCCACCCCGATCTGCGCGACCCGGCGGAGCCGGCCGACGACGTGGGCCCGGTGGCGGGGCACGTCCGGTCCTATTTCGACGGCGACCGGGCCGCGCTCGACGCCGTGGTGGTCGAGCAGTTCAGCGGGGGCGAGTTCATGCGCCACGCGTGGCTGGTCATGCGTGAGATCAAGCCGGGCGCTCCGGTGACCTATTCGGAGTTCGCGCGGCTCAGCGGCCGGCCCGCGGCGATCCGGGCGGCCGCCGCGGCCTGCGCGCGCAACCCGGTGGCCCTGTTCACGCCGTGCCATCGGGTGCTACGCACCGACGGGTCGCTCGGCGGCTACCGCTGGGGGCTGCCGGTCAAGCGGCTTCTGCTCGACCATGAGCAGGCCGCGGCTTAA
- a CDS encoding DNA recombination protein RmuC: MTVSTLLVVLVCLAVGGALGWLAARLRAAADIARLEATVQARADGEERLEQSLRSLSYEATAQSQEAVARAVAPLHETLRRYEERVAELERDRVDAYAELREQVRAMSTVSGELRTETKQLVSALRTPQVRGRWGEHQLRRIVEAAGLLEHCDFAEQVTAATDNSGVRPDLIVKLHGGRTVVVDAKAPLEAYLSALEARDERTRDGFLDQHARHLRLHVDALAAKEYWTAFESAPDFVVLFVPADPFLDAALRHDPAVMEHAFRRNVVLATPATLIALLRTVAFSWRQEELARNAVEVHSLARELHARLATLGDHVGKLGASLGGAVTAYNRAVGSLESRVLVSARKLAEMGVSDDEIPAPIQLEVAPRQPQAPELS; this comes from the coding sequence GTGACTGTTTCGACGCTGCTCGTAGTGCTTGTCTGCTTGGCCGTCGGCGGTGCCCTGGGCTGGCTGGCCGCACGGCTGCGGGCGGCCGCCGACATCGCACGGCTCGAGGCCACGGTGCAGGCCCGGGCCGACGGTGAGGAACGGCTGGAGCAGTCGCTGCGGTCACTGTCGTACGAGGCCACCGCGCAGTCCCAGGAGGCGGTGGCGCGGGCCGTGGCGCCGCTGCACGAGACGCTGCGCCGCTACGAGGAGAGGGTTGCTGAGCTGGAGCGGGACCGCGTGGACGCGTACGCCGAGCTGCGCGAGCAGGTGCGCGCGATGAGCACGGTCTCCGGCGAGCTGCGCACCGAGACCAAGCAGCTGGTGTCGGCCCTGCGTACGCCCCAGGTGCGCGGCCGGTGGGGCGAGCACCAGCTGCGGCGCATCGTGGAGGCGGCCGGCCTGCTGGAACACTGTGACTTCGCTGAGCAGGTCACGGCGGCTACGGACAATTCCGGCGTACGCCCCGATCTGATCGTCAAGCTGCACGGCGGCCGGACCGTGGTCGTGGACGCCAAGGCGCCCCTGGAGGCCTACCTGTCGGCGCTGGAGGCCCGTGACGAGCGCACCCGTGACGGCTTTCTCGACCAGCACGCGCGGCACCTGCGCCTGCACGTCGACGCGCTGGCGGCCAAGGAGTACTGGACGGCGTTCGAGTCGGCGCCCGACTTCGTGGTGCTGTTCGTGCCGGCCGACCCGTTCCTGGACGCCGCCCTGCGTCACGACCCGGCGGTGATGGAACACGCGTTCCGGCGCAACGTGGTGCTGGCCACGCCGGCCACGCTGATCGCGCTGCTGCGCACGGTGGCGTTCTCGTGGCGGCAGGAGGAGCTGGCCCGCAACGCCGTCGAGGTGCACAGCCTGGCCCGCGAGCTGCACGCCCGGCTGGCCACGCTGGGCGACCACGTCGGCAAGCTCGGCGCGTCGCTGGGTGGAGCCGTCACGGCGTACAACCGGGCAGTCGGCTCCTTGGAATCACGCGTGCTGGTCAGCGCGCGCAAGCTGGCCGAGATGGGCGTCTCGGACGACGAGATTCCCGCTCCCATCCAGCTCGAAGTGGCCCCGCGCCAGCCCCAGGCGCCGGAACTCAGCTAG
- the valS gene encoding valine--tRNA ligase: MTDTGTTGRAGLPERPSLDGLEDKWARTWQEEGTYAFDRSKERADVYAIDTPPPTVSGELHMGHVFSYTHTDTVARFQRMRGKAVFYPMGWDDNGLPTERRVQVVYGVRCDPALPYDPEWQPPASPPKQPIAISRRNFVELCGRLTAEDEKAFEALWRRLGLSVDWAMTYTTIGRRSQTVSQRAFLNNLARGEAYTAEAPTLWDVGFRTAVAQAELEDRERPGAYHRLRFHGADGPVEIETTRPELLPACVALVYHPGDERYERLTTVRTPYFDVEVPVLAHPAAAKDKGTGIAMVCTFGDLTDVIWWRDLQLETRVVLGRDGRFLPDRPAGVSEAAYRDFAGLTVNAARREIVRILTETGDLLGEPRPITHPVKFYEKGDSPLEIVTSRQWFFRNGGRDSGIREKMIERGRELRWFPEHMRHRYEHWVNGLTGDWLVSRQRFFGVPIPIWYRLDNAGEPDYDKFLIPDEAALPVDPSSECPPGFDESQRDVPGGFTADPDVMDTWATSSLTPQIVGGWHDDEDLFRRVFPMDHRPQAHEIIRTWLFSTVLRADLENGVLPWRSAVLSGWILDPDRKKMAKSKGNVVTPMALLEQNGSDAVRYWAANGRPGADLAFDPAQIKVGRRLATKLLNASKFALGLGAAEALRQPVTEPLDRAMLARLASVVTTATEAFDRYDHTEALQTTEAFFWTFCDDYIELVKERAYAQGPAADSARAALAAGLSVLLRLFAPFLPYVSEEVWSWWRYGSVHQSTWPTSYELTRVAGAGDASLLDLAGEALRQVRRAKSDRKLSMKAEVPLAEALGPADLLERLALVEGDLKAAGRIAKLDMLPGRTPELVIASAF, translated from the coding sequence ATGACTGATACGGGAACGACCGGGCGCGCCGGTCTGCCCGAGCGGCCGTCGCTCGACGGCCTCGAGGACAAGTGGGCGCGCACCTGGCAGGAGGAGGGCACGTATGCGTTCGACCGCTCGAAGGAGCGGGCGGATGTATACGCGATCGACACGCCTCCGCCGACCGTATCGGGCGAGCTGCACATGGGGCACGTCTTCTCCTACACGCACACCGACACGGTCGCGCGGTTCCAGCGCATGCGCGGCAAGGCCGTCTTCTATCCGATGGGCTGGGACGACAACGGCCTGCCGACCGAGCGCCGGGTCCAGGTCGTCTACGGCGTCCGGTGCGACCCGGCGCTGCCCTACGACCCTGAGTGGCAGCCGCCGGCCAGCCCGCCCAAGCAGCCGATCGCGATCTCGCGGCGCAACTTCGTCGAGCTGTGCGGCCGGCTCACCGCCGAGGACGAGAAGGCGTTCGAGGCGCTGTGGCGGCGGCTGGGACTGTCAGTCGACTGGGCCATGACGTACACGACGATCGGGCGGCGGTCCCAGACCGTCTCGCAGCGTGCCTTCCTCAACAACCTGGCGCGCGGCGAGGCGTACACGGCCGAGGCCCCGACATTGTGGGATGTCGGGTTCCGCACCGCTGTCGCGCAGGCCGAGCTGGAGGATCGGGAACGTCCCGGCGCCTACCACCGGCTGCGCTTCCACGGCGCGGACGGCCCGGTCGAGATCGAGACGACCCGGCCCGAGCTGCTGCCGGCCTGCGTCGCGCTGGTGTATCACCCCGGTGACGAGCGCTACGAGCGCCTGACCACGGTCCGCACGCCCTATTTTGACGTCGAGGTGCCCGTCCTGGCCCACCCGGCGGCCGCGAAGGACAAGGGCACCGGCATCGCGATGGTCTGCACGTTCGGTGACCTGACCGACGTCATCTGGTGGCGTGACCTGCAGTTGGAGACGCGGGTCGTGCTCGGGCGCGACGGCCGGTTCCTGCCCGACCGCCCGGCCGGCGTCTCCGAGGCGGCCTATCGCGACTTCGCCGGCCTGACCGTCAACGCAGCCCGGCGCGAGATCGTCCGTATCCTCACCGAGACCGGTGACCTGCTGGGCGAGCCGCGGCCGATCACGCACCCGGTCAAGTTCTACGAGAAGGGTGACTCGCCGCTCGAGATCGTCACGAGCCGGCAGTGGTTCTTCCGCAACGGCGGCCGCGACTCCGGGATCCGGGAGAAGATGATCGAGCGCGGCCGTGAGCTGCGCTGGTTCCCCGAGCACATGCGGCACCGCTATGAGCACTGGGTCAACGGCCTGACCGGTGATTGGCTGGTCAGCCGGCAGCGGTTCTTCGGCGTGCCCATCCCGATCTGGTACCGGCTCGACAACGCTGGCGAACCGGACTACGACAAGTTTCTCATACCGGATGAAGCGGCACTGCCGGTGGACCCCTCGTCGGAATGCCCGCCCGGCTTCGACGAGTCCCAGCGCGACGTCCCGGGGGGCTTCACGGCCGACCCCGACGTCATGGACACCTGGGCCACGTCGTCGCTGACGCCGCAGATCGTCGGCGGCTGGCACGACGACGAGGACCTGTTCCGCCGGGTCTTCCCGATGGACCATCGCCCGCAGGCCCACGAGATCATCCGCACCTGGTTGTTCTCCACCGTTCTGCGGGCCGACCTCGAGAACGGCGTCCTGCCCTGGCGCTCGGCCGTCCTGTCGGGCTGGATCCTCGACCCCGACCGCAAGAAGATGGCCAAGTCCAAGGGCAACGTCGTCACGCCGATGGCCCTGCTCGAACAGAACGGCTCCGACGCCGTGCGCTATTGGGCGGCCAACGGTCGGCCCGGCGCCGACCTCGCCTTCGACCCGGCCCAGATCAAGGTCGGGCGGCGGCTGGCGACCAAGCTGCTCAACGCGTCGAAGTTCGCGCTCGGGCTGGGCGCGGCCGAGGCGCTGCGGCAGCCGGTGACCGAGCCGCTCGACCGGGCGATGCTGGCCCGGCTGGCCTCGGTGGTCACCACCGCCACCGAGGCGTTCGACCGCTACGACCACACCGAGGCGCTGCAGACGACCGAGGCGTTCTTCTGGACGTTCTGCGACGACTACATCGAGCTGGTCAAAGAACGGGCGTACGCACAGGGGCCGGCGGCCGACTCGGCCCGGGCGGCGCTCGCGGCGGGGCTGTCCGTGCTGCTGCGGCTGTTCGCCCCCTTCCTGCCGTACGTGTCGGAGGAGGTCTGGTCGTGGTGGCGTTACGGCTCGGTCCACCAGTCGACCTGGCCCACCTCGTACGAGCTCACCCGGGTCGCCGGTGCGGGTGACGCCTCGCTGCTCGACCTGGCCGGGGAGGCGCTGCGGCAGGTCCGGCGGGCCAAGTCGGACCGCAAGCTGTCAATGAAGGCGGAGGTGCCGCTGGCCGAGGCGCTGGGCCCGGCCGACCTGCTGGAGCGGCTGGCGCTGGTCGAGGGCGACCTCAAGGCGGCCGGGCGGATAGCCAAGCTCGACATGCTGCCGGGCCGCACCCCCGAGCTGGTCATCGCCAGCGCGTTCTGA
- a CDS encoding Uma2 family endonuclease codes for MTIRLDERNRPEPDVLVITAPYDPNRTFYTPDQVLLVIEVVSPESAHRDRTVKLRKYAEAGIKHYWRIDEEDATPAVHAYELDEPTRSYAPTGIYRHELRSSLPFAIQLDLDRLVPGRKS; via the coding sequence ATGACGATCCGGCTCGACGAGCGGAATCGCCCGGAGCCGGACGTCCTCGTCATCACGGCGCCCTACGATCCGAATCGAACGTTCTACACACCTGACCAGGTGCTTCTGGTCATCGAGGTCGTGTCGCCGGAATCCGCTCACCGCGATCGGACGGTCAAGTTGCGGAAGTACGCAGAAGCTGGCATCAAGCATTACTGGCGCATCGACGAAGAAGACGCGACTCCTGCGGTTCACGCCTACGAACTCGACGAGCCGACCCGGTCATACGCACCGACCGGCATCTACCGCCACGAGCTACGAAGCTCTCTGCCCTTCGCCATTCAACTCGATCTCGACAGGTTGGTCCCCGGCCGCAAGAGCTGA
- a CDS encoding 4-hydroxy-3-methylbut-2-enyl diphosphate reductase, translated as MAAEPGVGPGTYHGRVSEPRKRVLLAKPRGYCAGVDRAVQTVEEALKLYGAPVYVRKQIVHNKHVVSTLEAAGAIFVEENEEVPEGSTVVFSAHGVAPEVHEQAKERNLKAIDATCPLVTKVHHEAKRFAKDDYDILLIGHEGHEEVIGTSGEAPAHIQLVDGPDAVDQVVVRDPAKVVWLSQTTLSVDETMETVARLKTRLPLLQSPPSDDICYATSNRQHVVKEIAPECDVVIVVGSTNSSNSVRLVEVALTAGARAGHLVDYASEIQEEWLEGATTVGVSSGASVPDDLVMEVLAFLAERGFGEVTEFTTAEERLTFSLPQELRRDMKKAAASS; from the coding sequence ATCGCAGCCGAGCCGGGTGTCGGCCCCGGCACGTACCATGGCCGGGTGAGCGAACCTCGTAAGCGAGTCCTGCTGGCCAAGCCGCGCGGCTACTGCGCGGGTGTCGACCGTGCGGTGCAGACCGTGGAAGAGGCGCTGAAGCTCTACGGCGCCCCGGTCTATGTGCGCAAGCAGATCGTGCACAACAAACACGTGGTCAGCACGCTCGAGGCCGCCGGCGCGATCTTCGTGGAGGAGAACGAGGAGGTCCCCGAGGGTTCGACGGTGGTCTTCTCGGCCCACGGCGTCGCGCCCGAGGTGCACGAGCAGGCCAAGGAGCGCAACCTCAAGGCCATCGACGCCACGTGCCCGCTGGTGACCAAGGTGCACCACGAGGCCAAGCGGTTCGCCAAGGACGACTACGACATCCTGCTCATCGGTCACGAGGGCCACGAGGAGGTCATCGGCACGTCCGGCGAGGCCCCCGCGCACATCCAGCTCGTCGACGGTCCCGACGCGGTCGACCAGGTCGTGGTGCGTGACCCCGCGAAGGTCGTCTGGCTGTCGCAGACCACGCTCTCGGTCGACGAGACGATGGAGACGGTGGCCCGGCTCAAGACCCGGCTGCCGCTGCTGCAGTCGCCGCCCAGCGACGACATCTGCTACGCCACGTCGAACCGCCAGCACGTGGTCAAGGAGATCGCGCCCGAGTGCGACGTCGTGATCGTGGTCGGCTCGACCAACTCCTCCAATTCCGTCCGGCTGGTCGAGGTCGCACTCACCGCCGGCGCCCGCGCCGGTCACCTGGTCGACTACGCCTCCGAGATCCAGGAGGAGTGGCTCGAGGGCGCCACCACGGTCGGCGTCTCGTCGGGCGCCAGCGTGCCCGACGACCTGGTCATGGAGGTGCTGGCCTTCCTGGCCGAGCGCGGCTTCGGCGAGGTCACCGAGTTCACCACGGCCGAGGAACGCCTGACGTTCTCGCTGCCCCAGGAGCTGCGCCGCGACATGAAGAAAGCAGCTGCGTCTAGCTGA
- a CDS encoding alcohol dehydrogenase catalytic domain-containing protein, which yields MTAYFNGLVLTEAGARPGVAELRLPEVGPGQVRVRVRAAGVCHSDLSMVNGTIRPSFPLVLGHEAAGEVVEVGAHVTRAAVGDHVVLNWQPACRTCWFCEQGEPWLCSTSSGVASLENGVTLDGVPVHVALGLGAFAEQVVAPENAVIKVPPALPLELAALLSCGVLTGAGAVRNTAQVRPGESVVVIGLGGVGLSVVAAARAAGAGQVIAVDVTEAKKSLAEAAGATDFVVSSDTLSKDIRGRTSGRGADHAFECVGRAATIRAAWRATRRGGKVTVVGMGSNDDQVSLSALDIFSSARTLRSSVYGSADFDLEIPRLADDVLTGRLPLDHLITDRITLPEIPEAFDRMSRGEGARSVVTL from the coding sequence ATGACGGCGTACTTCAACGGCCTGGTGCTCACCGAAGCGGGCGCGCGACCCGGCGTGGCCGAGTTGCGGCTGCCCGAGGTCGGCCCGGGCCAGGTCCGCGTACGGGTGCGGGCGGCCGGGGTGTGCCACTCCGACCTGTCCATGGTCAACGGCACCATCCGCCCGTCGTTCCCGCTGGTGCTCGGGCACGAGGCGGCGGGCGAGGTCGTCGAGGTGGGCGCGCACGTCACGCGGGCCGCGGTCGGCGATCACGTGGTGCTCAACTGGCAGCCCGCCTGCCGCACGTGCTGGTTCTGCGAGCAGGGCGAGCCGTGGCTGTGCTCCACGTCGTCGGGTGTGGCGTCACTGGAGAACGGCGTGACCCTGGACGGCGTGCCGGTGCACGTGGCTCTCGGCCTGGGCGCGTTCGCCGAGCAGGTCGTAGCCCCCGAAAACGCCGTGATCAAGGTCCCGCCGGCCCTCCCGCTGGAACTGGCCGCCCTGCTCAGCTGCGGCGTGCTGACCGGCGCGGGCGCCGTGCGCAACACGGCCCAGGTGCGCCCCGGCGAGTCGGTGGTCGTCATCGGCCTGGGCGGCGTGGGCCTTTCCGTCGTCGCCGCCGCCCGAGCCGCCGGCGCCGGCCAGGTCATCGCGGTCGACGTCACCGAGGCCAAGAAGAGCTTGGCCGAAGCCGCGGGCGCCACCGACTTCGTGGTCTCCTCCGACACCCTGTCCAAAGACATCCGAGGCCGTACGTCGGGCCGCGGCGCCGACCACGCCTTCGAGTGCGTGGGCCGCGCCGCCACGATCCGAGCCGCCTGGCGCGCCACCCGCCGCGGCGGCAAAGTGACAGTGGTCGGCATGGGCTCCAACGACGACCAGGTGTCACTGTCCGCCCTGGACATCTTCTCGTCGGCCCGCACCCTGCGCTCCTCGGTCTACGGCTCCGCCGACTTCGACCTCGAGATCCCCCGCCTGGCCGACGACGTGCTGACGGGCCGCCTCCCCCTGGACCACCTGATCACCGACCGCATCACCCTGCCCGAGATCCCCGAGGCTTTCGACCGCATGTCCCGCGGCGAGGGCGCCCGCTCGGTAGTGACCCTCTGA
- a CDS encoding DNA-3-methyladenine glycosylase 2 family protein — translation MELDFERCYRAVDSRDQRFDGWFCTAVTSTGIYCRPSCPALTPKRENVRFYPSAAAAQRAGFRACKRCRPDAAPGSPEWDVRADLVGRAMRLIGDGVVDREGVPGLASRLGYTERHLNRLLTAELGAGPLALARAQRAQTARILIETTDLGLSEIAFAAGFGSVRQFNDTILEVYAQAPGKLREKRPIARAEAGTINLRLAYRSPLHIPSLLDFLEMRALPGIERRDGNSYGRGLSLPHGSATVTLTPAERWVSATLRLSDVRDLAPAVARCRRLFDLDADPEAVDATLGADPAFAEMVAKEPGVRVPRSVDGFETAVRAIVGQQVSVSGARTTLGRLIRSFRTPDGLVGFPGAAEIADLPDSAFGMPVKRRESIRALAEAVADGKLDLNPGSDRDETVARLMELPGIGAWTAGYVAMRAIGDPDVFLPTDLAVRRGAEALGLPGNPKTLSSYAERWRPWRSYALIRLWRAS, via the coding sequence ATGGAACTGGACTTCGAGCGGTGCTACCGCGCCGTGGACAGCCGGGACCAGCGGTTCGACGGCTGGTTCTGCACCGCGGTGACCAGCACCGGCATCTACTGCCGCCCGTCCTGCCCGGCGTTGACCCCGAAGCGGGAGAACGTCCGCTTCTACCCGAGCGCGGCCGCCGCCCAGCGCGCCGGTTTCCGCGCCTGCAAGCGCTGCCGCCCGGACGCCGCGCCCGGCTCGCCCGAGTGGGACGTGCGGGCCGATCTCGTCGGGCGCGCAATGCGGCTGATCGGCGACGGCGTGGTCGACCGCGAGGGCGTGCCGGGCCTGGCCAGCCGGCTCGGCTACACCGAGCGCCACCTCAACCGCCTGCTCACCGCGGAACTGGGCGCCGGTCCGCTGGCGCTGGCCCGGGCGCAGCGCGCGCAGACGGCGCGCATCCTGATCGAGACGACCGACCTGGGCCTGTCCGAGATCGCGTTCGCGGCCGGTTTCGGCAGCGTGCGGCAGTTCAACGACACGATCCTGGAGGTCTACGCGCAGGCGCCGGGGAAGCTGCGCGAGAAGCGCCCGATCGCGCGGGCCGAGGCGGGCACGATCAACCTGCGCCTGGCGTACCGTTCGCCGCTGCACATCCCGTCGCTGCTCGACTTCCTCGAGATGCGCGCGCTGCCCGGCATCGAGCGGCGCGACGGGAACTCGTACGGGCGGGGTCTGTCCTTGCCGCACGGAAGCGCGACCGTCACGCTCACCCCGGCCGAGCGCTGGGTCTCGGCCACGCTGCGGCTGAGCGACGTGCGCGATCTGGCGCCGGCCGTGGCCCGCTGCCGCCGGCTTTTCGATCTGGACGCCGATCCGGAGGCCGTCGACGCCACTCTGGGTGCCGATCCCGCGTTCGCCGAGATGGTGGCGAAGGAGCCCGGCGTACGGGTGCCCCGCTCGGTCGACGGTTTCGAGACGGCGGTCCGGGCGATCGTCGGGCAGCAGGTCAGTGTGTCCGGCGCGCGCACCACGCTGGGCCGTCTGATCCGCTCGTTCCGGACGCCGGACGGCCTGGTCGGGTTCCCGGGCGCGGCCGAGATCGCAGACCTGCCCGACTCCGCGTTCGGGATGCCGGTGAAGCGGCGCGAGTCGATCCGCGCGCTGGCCGAGGCGGTCGCCGACGGCAAGCTCGACCTGAACCCGGGCTCCGATCGCGACGAGACCGTCGCCCGGCTGATGGAGCTGCCCGGGATCGGCGCGTGGACTGCGGGTTACGTGGCGATGCGCGCGATCGGCGACCCGGACGTCTTTCTCCCCACTGACCTGGCGGTTCGCCGCGGCGCCGAGGCCCTGGGCCTGCCCGGCAACCCCAAGACCCTTTCCTCGTACGCCGAGAGGTGGCGCCCGTGGCGGTCGTACGCGCTCATCCGCCTGTGGAGAGCGAGCTGA
- a CDS encoding alpha/beta fold hydrolase: METLGATDIRYRTFGDGGEKIVLLHGGMQTSRNFTRLALSLATTFTVYVPDRRGRGLSGPVADDYGLAREIDDLGAVLDQTGAGNVFGLSSGAVIALQAALALPQIRRLAVYEPPLWHDTTNPVRWRPRFEKELAAGRTAAAFVTTVKGTGGLRFVPRAAITPLVRLGMRLDARGQRPVDYTPFGRLVPTMRQDATVVEQSDGPLTRYAAVQAETLLLGGERSPAYLKRVLNGLEPVLPHVRRVTLSGVGHLAADNRGRPELVAAELRKFFR; encoded by the coding sequence ATGGAGACCCTTGGTGCAACCGACATTCGGTACCGGACCTTCGGGGACGGCGGGGAAAAGATCGTGCTGCTGCACGGCGGGATGCAGACGTCCCGCAACTTCACCCGGCTCGCGTTGTCGCTGGCCACAACCTTCACCGTGTACGTGCCGGACCGCCGCGGCCGCGGTCTGAGCGGTCCGGTCGCCGACGACTACGGGCTGGCCCGCGAGATCGACGATCTGGGGGCGGTGCTCGACCAGACGGGGGCGGGCAACGTCTTCGGGCTCAGCTCGGGCGCCGTGATCGCGCTGCAGGCCGCGCTCGCACTGCCGCAGATCCGGCGGCTGGCCGTCTACGAGCCGCCCCTCTGGCACGACACGACCAACCCGGTCAGGTGGCGGCCCCGCTTCGAGAAAGAGCTCGCCGCCGGGCGTACGGCGGCCGCCTTCGTCACAACCGTGAAAGGCACGGGTGGTCTGCGCTTCGTGCCCCGCGCCGCGATCACCCCGCTCGTGCGGCTCGGCATGCGGCTCGACGCGCGCGGCCAGCGGCCGGTCGACTACACGCCGTTCGGGCGTCTCGTACCGACCATGCGTCAGGACGCCACGGTCGTCGAACAGTCGGACGGGCCGCTGACCCGGTACGCCGCGGTGCAGGCCGAAACGCTCCTGCTCGGCGGTGAGCGCTCCCCGGCGTACCTGAAAAGGGTCTTGAACGGCCTGGAACCCGTCCTGCCGCACGTGCGGCGGGTGACGCTGAGCGGCGTGGGGCATCTCGCGGCCGACAACCGGGGCCGGCCGGAACTGGTCGCGGCGGAACTGCGGAAGTTCTTCCGGTGA
- the ychF gene encoding redox-regulated ATPase YchF, which produces MSLTIGIVGLPNVGKSTLFNALTKNDVLAANYPFATIEPNVGVVGLPDERLGRLAELFSSEKILPAPVSFVDIAGLVRGASKGQGRGNAFLANIRDATAICQVVRAFSDPNVLHVDGKVAPADDIETINTELILADLQTVEKALPRLQKEAKLKKDRAPVVAAAEGAFKVLNDGVTLHKGAAAAGVEVELLGELHLLTTKPFIYVFNVDEDELNNTAFLDEMRALVAPAEAVFMDAKIESELIDLPPDEAQELLESTGQTEPGLNQLIRVGFNTLGLQTYLTAGPKEARAWVIPVGATAPEAAGVIHSDFQRGFIKAEIVSFDDLMAAGSMSAAKAAGKVRMEGKDYIMKDGDVVEFRFNV; this is translated from the coding sequence GTGAGCCTCACCATCGGAATCGTCGGCCTGCCGAACGTCGGCAAGAGCACCCTCTTCAACGCCCTGACCAAGAACGACGTGCTCGCCGCGAACTACCCGTTCGCGACGATCGAGCCCAACGTCGGAGTGGTCGGGCTGCCCGACGAGCGCCTCGGCCGGCTCGCTGAGCTGTTCAGCAGCGAAAAGATCCTGCCCGCCCCGGTGAGCTTCGTCGACATCGCCGGCCTGGTCCGCGGCGCGTCCAAAGGCCAGGGCCGCGGCAACGCGTTCCTCGCCAACATCCGCGACGCCACGGCGATCTGCCAGGTCGTGCGCGCGTTCTCCGACCCCAACGTGCTGCACGTCGACGGCAAGGTCGCACCGGCCGACGACATCGAGACGATCAACACCGAGCTGATCCTGGCCGACCTCCAGACGGTCGAGAAGGCGCTGCCCCGCCTGCAGAAAGAGGCCAAGCTCAAGAAGGACCGGGCCCCCGTCGTGGCCGCCGCCGAAGGCGCCTTCAAGGTCCTCAACGACGGCGTGACCCTGCACAAGGGCGCGGCCGCCGCCGGCGTCGAAGTCGAGCTGCTGGGCGAACTGCACCTGCTGACCACGAAGCCGTTCATCTACGTCTTCAACGTCGACGAGGACGAACTCAACAACACCGCGTTCCTCGACGAGATGCGCGCCCTGGTCGCCCCGGCCGAAGCCGTCTTCATGGACGCCAAGATCGAGTCCGAGCTGATCGACCTCCCGCCGGACGAGGCCCAGGAGTTGCTCGAGTCGACGGGCCAGACCGAGCCCGGCCTCAACCAGCTCATCCGGGTCGGCTTCAACACGCTGGGCCTGCAGACCTACCTGACCGCGGGCCCCAAGGAAGCGCGGGCCTGGGTGATCCCGGTCGGCGCGACCGCCCCCGAAGCCGCGGGCGTCATCCACAGCGACTTCCAGCGCGGCTTCATCAAGGCGGAAATCGTCTCCTTCGACGACCTGATGGCCGCGGGCTCCATGTCGGCCGCCAAGGCAGCCGGCAAGGTCCGCATGGAAGGCAAGGACTACATCATGAAGGACGGCGACGTGGTGGAGTTCCGCTTCAACGTCTGA